A region of Actinomycetes bacterium DNA encodes the following proteins:
- a CDS encoding GNAT family N-acetyltransferase — MTVTLMSEAMPVPLVRHVRSWAGAVPTRPGLVVIANPRVARAGWDGRPELLTGLVDPAGRCVVSLPPDAAYAASTLLGTDGPVDVLPALLGMPERTVERRVYRWTNAPTELPRIGQWLPATHHDVPEWLRPFGGDVLVATDDRGRHLAGVGIKRHDHLVHELSVGTVPEARGKGLARLLVAQAAASLLSRGVVPTYLHLPDNEASGRIAAAAGFPDLGWNSLALNES, encoded by the coding sequence ATGACCGTCACCCTGATGTCCGAGGCCATGCCCGTGCCGCTGGTACGTCACGTGCGCAGCTGGGCCGGCGCAGTCCCGACGCGACCAGGGCTTGTCGTCATCGCCAACCCGCGCGTCGCCCGCGCGGGTTGGGACGGACGTCCCGAGCTGCTCACCGGTCTGGTGGACCCAGCCGGGCGCTGCGTCGTCAGCCTTCCGCCCGATGCGGCCTACGCGGCCTCGACACTGCTGGGCACCGACGGCCCGGTCGACGTCCTTCCGGCTCTGCTCGGGATGCCCGAGCGGACTGTGGAGCGACGCGTCTACCGCTGGACGAACGCACCCACTGAACTCCCCCGTATCGGACAGTGGCTCCCGGCCACCCACCACGACGTCCCCGAGTGGCTACGTCCCTTCGGTGGCGACGTACTCGTCGCCACCGACGACCGGGGCCGTCACCTCGCCGGTGTCGGCATCAAGCGCCACGACCACCTGGTGCACGAGCTCAGCGTCGGGACGGTTCCCGAGGCCCGCGGTAAAGGTCTTGCTCGACTCCTGGTCGCACAAGCCGCCGCGTCCTTGCTGTCACGTGGAGTCGTGCCGACCTACCTTCACCTGCCCGACAACGAGGCATCCGGACGGATCGCGGCGGCAGCCGGCTTCCCGGACCTGGGCTGGAACTCCCTGGCACTAAACGAATCTTGA
- a CDS encoding FAD-dependent oxidoreductase has translation MLVVGAGITGLLVALNLAESGMKVTVVDAGSFGDNTSTHSTVKLTAAHGTTLASIASRAGAEAAVRYGAANAIGLQRLRETIGRYNIACDLTDDVHFVYTAREEGRADLVETARLSTLAGIPTLADGELPIPVDAVSVLRHEGQALVQPAALLNGLTSACAALGVWFLPTLSALTVESEESSLRVGLSDGSFVVVGNVVEASHMPFLNRAGAFARLVPHRAFALAGALPPGALAGTTYTSDDPTRSTRVVLREGRPWLVAVGEHQLVGRGGPSSAMADNLARWVREVFDVQDVRFAWSAQDLHSADHLPMVGQVGGDPRILMATGFGGWGYTNAAAAADVIHSLVTGTDPSPWAADWDPRRTGLPGSLPGLVATGVEVAACFVGDRIRSLTGAKDSALEPGQSGVRRETERTVARYRDRAGDLHEVDARCTHLGCLVRWNDEDLSWDCPCHGSRFSPDGDVLEGPAHTPLERIPKPSS, from the coding sequence CCTGAACCTGGCCGAATCGGGCATGAAAGTCACGGTCGTTGATGCCGGCAGTTTCGGCGACAACACCTCGACCCACAGCACCGTCAAGCTCACGGCCGCCCACGGCACCACCCTGGCCAGCATCGCCAGTAGGGCAGGCGCTGAAGCTGCCGTCCGATACGGCGCCGCGAATGCCATTGGCCTGCAGCGACTTCGCGAGACGATCGGCCGATACAACATCGCCTGCGACCTGACCGATGACGTGCACTTCGTCTACACGGCACGGGAGGAGGGGCGCGCCGACCTGGTCGAGACGGCACGGCTGTCGACTCTGGCTGGCATACCCACCCTCGCGGACGGGGAGCTGCCGATCCCCGTCGATGCGGTTTCGGTGTTGCGACATGAGGGCCAGGCGCTGGTCCAGCCCGCGGCACTGCTCAACGGCCTCACGTCGGCCTGTGCAGCGCTCGGGGTGTGGTTCCTGCCCACGTTGTCGGCGTTGACCGTTGAGTCCGAGGAGTCGAGCCTCCGCGTCGGGTTGTCCGACGGATCGTTCGTCGTTGTCGGCAACGTCGTCGAGGCAAGCCACATGCCATTCCTGAACCGTGCGGGTGCCTTCGCCCGACTGGTGCCCCACAGAGCCTTCGCCCTAGCGGGCGCCCTCCCGCCCGGTGCACTCGCTGGCACCACCTACACCTCGGATGACCCCACGCGGTCGACCCGGGTGGTGCTCCGAGAAGGCCGCCCGTGGCTTGTCGCGGTGGGCGAGCACCAACTCGTGGGCCGCGGTGGTCCCTCCAGCGCCATGGCCGACAATCTGGCGCGGTGGGTCCGTGAAGTCTTCGACGTCCAGGACGTCCGATTCGCCTGGTCGGCCCAGGACCTGCACAGCGCCGACCACCTCCCCATGGTCGGCCAGGTCGGCGGTGATCCTCGTATCCTCATGGCCACCGGATTCGGCGGATGGGGGTACACGAACGCGGCAGCCGCTGCGGATGTGATCCACTCACTGGTGACGGGGACCGATCCCAGTCCATGGGCTGCCGACTGGGATCCCAGACGTACCGGCTTGCCGGGGAGCCTGCCCGGCTTGGTTGCTACGGGTGTGGAAGTTGCGGCCTGTTTCGTCGGAGATCGCATCCGATCCCTGACCGGTGCGAAGGACTCCGCCCTCGAACCCGGGCAGTCCGGCGTGCGTCGCGAAACCGAACGCACCGTCGCCCGCTACCGAGATCGCGCGGGCGACCTTCACGAAGTCGACGCGAGATGCACCCACTTGGGATGCCTTGTGAGATGGAACGACGAGGACTTGAGCTGGGACTGCCCCTGCCACGGTTCACGCTTCTCGCCCGACGGTGACGTCCTCGAGGGCCCAGCGCACACCCCCTTGGAGCGCATCCCGAAACCGTCGTCGTAG